The Rufibacter sp. DG15C region CGTGGACACGCTCATCAACGAAATAAACAGTAAGAAAGAAGTATAAGCCTTTGACCATGACAACCGTTACCCTTATTCCCGGCGACGGGATAGGTCCTGAGATCACAGAAGCCGTAAAGGCGATCTTTAAAGCCGCACAAGTTCCTATTACCTGGGAAGAAGAAAACGCCGGACAGACCACCTTTGACAGCATGGGTGAGTTGATTCCGCAGACGTTGATTGACTCCCTAGAGCGTACCAGAATCGCTTTGAAAGGCCCTATCACCACGCCGGTGGGCAAAGGCTTCAAAAGCATAAATGTGCAACTGCGCCAGAAGTTTGATTTGTACTCAAACGTGCGTCCTGCCAAAACCACAGCAGGTGTAAAAACCCGCTTTGAGAACGTGAATCTGGTCTTGTTCAGAGAAAACACGGAAGGGCTGTACGCCGGTCTGGAGATGTATGATGAGCGCCTGGGTATCTCTGACTCTGTTGCCCGCGTGACGGTAGTGGGTTGCCACAAGATTGTGCGCGCCGCCTTTGCTTACGCAGACAAGAACAAATTAAAGGTGACCGTGGCCCACAAAGCCAACATCTTAAAGTCTGCCGGTAGGTTGATGCTGGAGGCCGCTGCTGATGTGTCTAAAGAATTCCCGAACGTGGTGTGGGATGACAAGATCATTGACAACATGTGCATGCAGCTGGTGACCAAGCCAGAGCAGTTCCAAGTGGTGGTGACCACTAACTTGTTCGGGGATATCCTGTCTGACCTGTGTGCCGGTTTGGTAGGCGGTCTGGGCGTGGTATCTGGTGCCAACGTAGGCGATGACATGGCCATTTTTGAGGCGGTGCACGGCTCTGCCCCAGACATTGCGGGTCAAGGCTTGGCCAACCCAACGGCTCTGTTGCGCTCAGGCATCATGATGCTTCAGCACATGGGCTTGCAGAAAGAGGCAGACAGCATTGAGGACGCCTTAGAGAAGACTTTATTAGACAAAAACTGCTGCACCCGTGATTTGGGTGGTACGGCCTCTACCTCAGAGTTCGCGCAGCACATTATTTCAAACTTGTAATCACTTAGTAATATGAAAAAGCAATTTGTAATCGCAATGCTTCTGAGCGCCGGTTTCTGGACCGCCGGTTGTGAGAAAAAGCAGGAAACTGAAACATCTACCACCACTACTACAGAGCAGACTGCCCCTGTAAGCACGGTTGCCACCAATGACCCGGCCACCAACCCTAACGTAGCCAGCGCCGAGCAGGTGAACCCTAACGCGCCTAAGCCTGTGATGACGTTCAAAGAAACGGAGTTTGACTTTGGTACCATCAAGCAGGATAAAAAAGTAGAGCACACCTTCACGTTCACCAACACAGGTAAATCGCCGTTAGTGATTGAGAACGCCACCGCTTCTTGCGGTTGTACCGTGCCTGAGTGGCCTAAGGAGCCGGTTGCCCCAGGAGCTACTGGTAACATCAAAGTAGTATTTGACCCAGCCGGAAAAGCAGGTCAGCAGTCTAAGCAGATCACCATTACCGCCAACACAGATCCGCAGGTAAATCAATTGTTAATCAAGACCAACATTGTGGGTACTGTGCCGCAGGCTGGTGCTGCAGGCCCGGTGCGTACAAACTAATCTCTGATGTTGACGATACTTTTACAAGCCAGCCCGCTAGGGGCTGGTGGACTTTCTAACATCCTGTTCTTCGGGGTGATTATTCTGGTGTTTTATTTCTTCATGATCAGGCCCCAGCAGAAAAAGGCCAAAGACCAGAAGAAGTTCAGAGACGAACTGAAGAAGGGGATGAACGTGGTCACCATTGGTGGCCTGCACGGCCGGTTGCTCAGCATTGATGAGGACACCGTCTGGATTGAGGTAGACAAAGGCATTAAGCTGAAGTTTGACAAATCGGCGGTAGCCGTGGAGGCAACCAGCCGCGTGAACAAGCCTACCGCAGAAACTGCCGCTTAATTCTTTTCATAAAACATCTATTTTGCCATTAAACAAGACAAAGCAAGCCCTCCTCTGGTTAGTAAGGCCGTTTTCTCCCAAACAGAAACGGTACTGGAGAGTGGTTTTGCTTTGTTTTTTGGCAGCCACCACCTTTTGGGTGCTCAACTCTTTGAACAAGAGTTACATTGCCCGCATCTCATACCCCATCCAGTTTGTCTATGACCAGCGCCAGCTGGTACCGGTAAAGCCCCTCCCCGAAGAGGTGATGATCAGCGTGACCGGCAAAGGATGGAAGCTGCTGCGCAAAAGCCTCATGTTTAAGGTGAAACCCGCCGAACTCTCCATTAGAGGCTTGCCCTATGTGAAGCAGATGCCTGGCTACGCGCTTCGGCCGGCCATTGCCAATGCCCTGGACGGCTTGGAGTTGAACTACGTGGCCACAGACACCCTCTACTTTGACTTTGACCGCATTGGTACCCGCAAGGTTCCGCTGGGAGTAGATACAACTAAGCTGAAGATGAGCCCCGGCTTTACGTATGGTGGCAACCTGGCCATTACGCCAGATTCCATCACGTTCACAGGCCCTCTGCAGATCATCAATCTGTTCCCCAGTCCTTATCCATTGGCAGTGCCAGACTCACCTTACAGTGCCCCCTTTAAGGGGAACATGCTCTTGATGCATGACTTTACCGATCTGGTGAAGGCAAACGTACGCAAAGCCAAAGTGCAGTTTCAAGTGATACCACTGGAAAAACAGGAATTGGTAGTACAACCCGTGCTCAAGAATTTCCCGCCCAAGTACCGTTTGCGCTATGTGAACGGACCTGTGAAAGTGAAGTACGGCTACCACCCCAGAAACAGAGGCAAGTTGCAGTTGGACCAGTTCCAGGTGACCTTGGACTATGCCCGTTACAATGCCACAGACTCTACCATTGTGCCCGCGTTGACCCAAAAGCCCGAAGGAGCGCGCCAGGTGACCATTGCGCCGGGCAAGGTGAAGATCTCTTTAACAGCGCTATAGCAGATGCTCAAGATTGGCATAACCGGCGGTATTGGGTCAGGCAAAAGCATTGTCTGCCGTTGCTTTCAATTGCTGGGTGTGCCGGTATATGACTCAGACGCCCGGGCCAAATGGGTGATGAATTGTGACCCAGAGCTGCGCGAGGGACTGATTGCCACCTTCGGGGATGAGACGTTTGATGCCCAAGGCCAACTCAACAGGCCGTATCTGGCGCAAAAGGCCTTCCATGACAAAGAGGAGCTCACCAAACTCAACGTCCTGGTGCATCCTCAGGTACGCAAAGACTTCTTCCGCTGGCTGGAAAATCACTCAGACGCACCTTACATTCTAAAAGAAGCCGCCCTGATGTTTGAGTCCAATGCTTACACGCAGGTGGACCATGTGCTCACGGTCTCAGCGCCCGTAGTCCTGCGCCAGCGCAGAACCTTGGCCAGAGACACGCAGCGCACTGCGCAGGAAGTTGAAGCCATCATGCACAAGCAGCTCTCAGAGGAAGAGCGTCTGCAGCGGTCTCAGTTCGTGATTTACAACGATGACCAACAACTGGTACTGCCCCAAGTAATACAACTCCATCAAACCTTTCTGGCCTTGGCCTCAGAAGCCAAGCCCGTCCAGTAGTTCCTGACCCAAACAAATTCCGTTTTTGGCCTAATTCCCAGAAAACAAGCCAAAAACGAAGCCTTATTTGATGATGGGGTAGCGTTTGAATGGCTTGGTTGTGTCAAAAATCTTGCGGTAGGTGATGTGGGTTTTGTAGATGACCGCCTCTAGTCCTCGCACCACCATCATCATCTTCGGGTTAAAGTCGCCTATCCAGTTCATTTCTACTTCACCTACGCCTTGGGCCAACACAGCCTTCTGGGATTTTACGGACATGTAGCTGTCAATGCCCTTGCCCTGAAACTCAGGCACGACGCCGAAGATCAGTCCCAGCGCTTTTTTATGCGGGGTATTGTTGTAGCGCCAGCGGTAATAGAGGAATTTAAGCTTGCCCAGCCAGTCCAGCTTGCCGTTAAGGTGCTTGAACATCTGGTTGAGCTCGGGTAGCATGATAAAGAAAGAAACGGGCTGGTCATGGTGGTAGGCAAAGTAGATGAGTTTCTCATCCATGACTGGTTTCATGCTGTTGATGAGCTTCCTGGCTTTGTCTAGGGTCATCTCATTAAGGCCGGAGTGTCCCGCCCATGCTTTGTTATAGACTTCCAAAAACTCCCTGGTGAGCTTCTCCATGTTCTTTTTGGAGACGTGCTGAAAGGAAATGGCAGGATCGCTTTCTATGATGGCAGCCCGTTGAATTACCTTGTCACTGAGTTTGTGTTCTGGGTCGCGGCGGTAGGTGTACTGCTTAAAGTAGACTTGAAAGCCGTAGTTCTCAAACAGCTCTTGGTAATACGGCGGGTGGTAGAACATGCCGTAGTTGGGCTCTGTGAAACCATCTACCAGCAATCCCCAGAAGCGGTCGCGCTCGCCAAAGTTGATGGGGCCGTCCATGGCTTCCATGCCTTGGGCCATCAACCAATCCTTACAGGCATCAAACAACATATTGGCGGCCGCCTGGTCCTGGATGCACTCAAAGAAGCCCATGCCGCCGGTCACGTACTCAGACGCCGTCTTGGTCTTGCCGTTCACAAAAGCTGCTACCCGGCCAATGGTCTGGCCACGGTCGTCTAGCAGAATCCACCTAATGGCAGCGCCGTCTTTAAAGTTAGGGTTGCGCTTGGGGTCAAACGTCTTCTCAATGTCATTGTCCAGGGGCCTGATCCAATTAGGGTGGTCCTTGTACAAGGCAGTAGGCGAGTCCAGGAAGGAGCGTATATGGGCGGCAGACGTAACTTCTTGTAGGTGCATAGCGCATGGGAATCTTGTGCGGCCCCAAATTACGCAATTGCCACAGAAGTGTCCTCTTTTCTGACCCAGGAACGTTGTTTACGCCACGCGCGAGATAATGGATTGGTGCGGATGTACTAGCATCTCAATGTGCATAGCCTCATTGAAATTATAGGCCTTGCGGTCATACGGGCTAATGAACGCTTCTTTCATGACTAGCCAAGAGATGTCAAAGCCCAGAAAATACATGGGCACTGAGCCAATCTGCCAGCCTTGGTCTATTAAAATTTGGGTGTTCTCTTCCATGGTGTTTGTCTGTGAAAGGTGATAAAGGAAGTGCCAACGCCGTTTTGCTTGTCCAAAAAGACACTGGTAAAAAGATAACAAGAAAGTAAACAGAAAGTTAGAGCCCTGTGGAGGAATGGAGGCTAGAGAGGGAGACGTTAAGATATAGCAAAAACTATATAAAACAAAAAAGCCTTACCGGGTAGGTAAGGCTTTTGAAGTGTGGGGCGTGCTGGATTCGAACCAGCGACCCTCTGCTTGTAAGGCAGATGCTCTGAACCAGCTGAGCTAACACCCCTTCTTTGGGTTTCGGTGACCAATTGTCCCCGTTTGATGATGCAAATATGGGGGGTGAAATCGAATCTTCCAAATAGGACTCATAAAAAAGTGTGAAATATTTTTCTGGAAGCGTCTCTGAAAGGTTTTATATATTTAAACTCAATACGTTAACCCTTTAAAAATTTTATGGACGAAAACCTTTACGCTGAACCCGCTCAACCTGCATCCAACTCAACTGGTATTACCCTTAGCCCCCAGGTCATGAATTTTCTGTACGCCACGGCCAAATGGGGTAAATTCCTGGCCATTGTGGGGTTTGTGATGATTGGCTTTCTGATCCTGCTGGGAATCTTCGGTGGCTCGTTTATGGGCGCGGTCATGAATTCCTCCATGGAGGCCAACGGCGGCGCGGCTAATCCGCTGGCAGGAGCCATGGGCGCTTTCTTTGCGGTATTTTACCTGTTGTTTGCGGTGTTATATTTCTTTCCGGTGCTATACCTCTACAAGTTCTCCACCAGAATGCAAACTGGCCTTCGGGCAAAAGACGAAGGGTTGGTAGAGTCTTCCTTTGAAAACCTGAAGTCCCTGTTCAAGTTCATGGGGGTTTTGACGGCGGTGATTCTTGGTTTCTACGGCCTGATCATTGTCTTTGGATTAGGAGTGGCCGGCGTGGCTACTATGTTCAACTAGTTTCTAAATAAAAGGTAGAATCCGGGCAGTGAGGAATGCCGTCGTTGCCTGGATTCTACCTTCCTAATCTGCTATTGTCTTGCCTTGGCCTGCGGCGCTTGGTGCCTAGGGTTTGCGTCCGTATCTTTAACGTCTGCTTGATTGAACGTGGTAGGAAGAAGAAAAAAGATAGCGCGGTATTTCCTTTGGTCTCTGGGAGGGCTGGTTCTAGTATTAGGACTGGCGGCCGGCACTATCTATCTCTACCAGGACAAGATCATTCAGCTGTTTGTAGCGGAGGCCAACAAGCACATCAAAACCAAAGTGGCTGTTGAGAAGATAGAAGTATCGCTTTGGGAGAAATTCCCGCAGGTGGCCATCACGCTCCAAAACGTAGAAATCACCGAAGCCCTCAAAGGCAGCACCGCTCCACTGGCCAAGCTTAAAAACATACACAGCACCTTCAGTCTCTGGGACTTTCTCTGGGGCGAATACCGCATCAGAGAAATCTACTTAGAAGAAGGCGAGGTGCGCGTAAAAGTCCTGCCCAACGGCGAGGTCAACTACCGCTTCTACCAATCTGCAGACACCAGCCAAACCGACAAGCTCTCCTTTGACCTACAGGGCATCACACTGCGTAAAGTACGCGTGCTCTATGAAGATGCGCCCGCCAAGCAACACTATGACGTCCAGGCGCATTTGATGAATGCCGCGCTCACGATGCAGGAACCCGTGGTGACCATTCAACTCAAAGGCAATGCCCGGGTGAATACCATCCTGATTGCGGGGGATGAGTACCTACAACAAAAGGAAATCACGCTGGGTAGCCAAATAGCCCTAGATACAGAGCGCAATCACGTAACCCTAGCCTCTTCTGAACTACGGGTGGGCAAAGGACAGTACCAGTTTGCCGGCACCATAGACTACGCCCATGAGACGCAGCTAGACTTGAACCTAGAAGGGAAGAACACAGACATACAATCCTTAGTAGCCTTGTTGCCGCGTCACGTTACCAAAGCGTTTGCCCAATACCAAAGCGAGGGTGACGTCTATTTTAAAGGCACCGTGAAAGGCGAGACGTCCGCGCAGAAGAATCCGTTTATTCAGGTGAGCTTCGGGTGCCGCGGGGCATCCTTCTTTCATCCAGAGTACAAAGAGAAGCTGGAGCAGGTGAGCTTTGCCGGAAGCTTTACCAACGGTACCCAGCGCAACAGCCAGTCGTCTACAGTAGCCTTGCGCAACATCAAAGGCCAATTGCGCGGCAAGCCACTCTCGGGGGAGTTTGTATACAAGAACTTTAAGGACCCAGACGTACAGGCCCAGCTGAAGGCAGACTTGGACGTGGCGCACGTTTTTGGCCTGTTTCCGGTAAAAGACGTCAAAAATGGAAGTGGCCGTGCTTTGGTCAATTTTGCTTTTGCCGGGAACCTGCGCGCGTTCAAAGCCAATCCCAGCGGACCCAGCATCAAGACCTCCGGCGAGGTGCAGTTGCAAAACGTGAGTCTGCAGTTCAGGCAACACCCATTGCCGTTCAAAGGCATGCAGGGAACGTTCCAAGTGCGTAAGAATGACGTGGCCATCTCTGGCCTCAAAGGTAAGATTGGCGACACAGACTTTCTGGTGAACGGCTTCCTTAAAAACATGCTGGGCTACTTGTTCTTGGACAAGCAACGCCTGCGCGTAGAGGCAGACTTCTCTACCCGTTACCTTAACCTAGACCAGTTGCTGGCTGCCTCTACCACCGCTCCGCCGGTCAAGCGGCCCTCAGGCAAGGTTGATGCGTATGGGTATGCCTTGAACATGCCCGCCAATCTAGAGTTGGACATCAACGCGGCGGTGAGCAGTTTAAAATTCAGACGGTTTAGAGCCAAGCAACTGCAGGGCAACGTTCTTTTAAAGAACCAGGTCATCTCTTCGCCCAATATTGCCATGCAGGTGGTGGGTGGCCGCTTTCAAGTAAAGGGAAGCGTAGATGCGCGTCAGCCGCTCATCAAAATCAACTCTACGGCGCACATCCAGGACATTAAGGTAGACAGCCTGTTCTATGCGTTTGAGAACTTCGGGCAGGCCTTTATCACCCAGCGGCATTTGCACGGCACCTTGACAGCCCAGATCAACTCTGAGCTGTTTTTTGACCATAACCTTAACGCGCGGCCAGGCCTCATGCAAGCTGAGATTGCCACCACCCTGCGCAACGGGCAGTTGCTTAACTGGGCGCCCATGCAAAAGATGAGCATTTTCATTAACCGGAACGAGCTGGCCAACTTGCGCTTCTCAGAAATCAAGAACAATTTCTACATTCAGAACCGCACCATCTACATTCCAGAGATGGAAATCAAGTCCAGCACCAGCCGGTTCAACAATATCACGCTGTCTGGCATGCACACCTTTGACCAGCAGATGGACTACAAGCTCAAGATTCCACTGTCAGGTGCCACCAAAGCCAAACGCGACAAAGACGAACGCTTTGGCATCATCGCCACCACCACAACGGCCAGCCCCAACCTGTTCCTCACCATCAAAGGTAAAGAGGGCAACTTTAAAGTAGCCTATGACCAGGAGCGCGTCAAAACCAAAATAGCGGCAGACCTCAAAACCGAAAAGCAGGAACTGAAAGAACTCTTCCAGGGAAAAAAGAAAGAAGAGAAGAAGACTGTCAAACCCGCCACCGAGTACTTTGATTTTTAAGTCGTTTTTGGGCTGGTTTCTGGGAAATAGGCTGAAAACAGAAAGGCTCAAACGAATATTGTAGCTAGTGCTTTAATAGGAATGATTAACTCCTGCATTTATTATTGAATCAGAATCTTTGGGTGATGCATAAACATCAGACTATATAATGTTTACAGTTAGAGGCTAGCGCCAGTAATTACCTTGCATATGCAGTCCATAATACGAATCATAATAATAGTTTGCCTCCTTGCAGGATGTAAGGATGGGAAAGATTACCCAGAAGCTATCGAAGTCTCCAAACTGGGAGGTACTGATTTAGTCCCCACCTTGGAACAAAGGATTGATAGGGATAAAAACCAAATATATTGCTCCACTTTTCTGTATGCCTGGAATGAAATTAAGAAGAACTCAAAGAGTGTTGTTATAGGACCAGGATTCAGGCAGTTACGGCTTATTAATCAATCGCCCTTATTCAAGAACTCCTTAGCCCCAGAGTACATAGGGAACCAGCTCACCTTTCAAGGGAATTCGGTAATAGCAAAATCCGAGTTCGCCAAGTCTCTCCCGTTCGAACTTGCTTTCGACAAAGGCAATAGTAAATTGATCTTCGGTTCTACCCCGGTTGAGTCTTTCGGTTTCAATGGTGCCAACCAGAAGGCTGGCTCACAAGCTGAGATCTTGTTTTACCGTAACAAGGATGAATTCGCCATTAGGCTGAATACCAGGGCTGAGGACCATGAGATTCTTTTGTTCACCTCACCAAAGTTAACGGGGGAGGCGCTTGGGGATCTTATCAAGGTTCTGAATAAGGAAATAAAAAAGAGTACTAAATCTAAGAAACTAGATAAAGCGAACTGGAGGTATCATTTTGCGGAGTATGATACCTTAAGCGTCCCGATTATCGCCTTCAACTTAGAAAAGAACTACCACTCTATTGTTGGCAACATGGTTGCGATAGACGGACAGGAATTTGATGTCCTGAAAGCCTACCAACGAATCGCCCTTTTCCTTGACCATACTGGTGCCAAGGTAGAAAGCGAGGCAGAAATCGGCCTAGTAACTGAGACCGTTGAGAATCTGCCCAAGCCCAAAAGGCTCGTTTTTGACAAACCTTTTCTAATGGTGTTTAAAAGGAAATCGTCTAAAAACCCATATTTAGTTGCTTGGATACAGAATGCCGAACTGATGATAAAAAAGTAAAATATATGGCAACTACACCAAGAAGTCATTCAAGCGCTTTTTAGCTTAACTGGTAATAAATACTATGAAAAAATCTCTCCACCGTTTCCTGCCTTTCCTGCTAGCAGGAGTAATTGCCTGCCAATCCAATTCCAGCACAACTTCCCAATCTGCCGGCTCAACCGCCAAAGTTTATTACCCCGGCTCCGGTGACAATTGGGAAACCAGAAAGCCCGAGGAGGTGGGCATGGACGCGGAATTGTTGGCGCAGGCAGTGGCGTATGCGCAGACGCAGGAGACTAAGCGGCCGAAGGATTTCTCTGATCAGGAACAGGTCTTCGGGAAGTTGCTGGGGCCTATTCCCAATGACCGGGCGGCTACCAACGGCATCATCTTAAAGAACGGCTACATTGTGGCGGAGTGGGGAGACACCCAACGCGCTGACCCTACCTACAGCATCGCCAAAAGCTTCTTGTCTACCATTCTGGGCATCACCGTGGACAAAGGCATAATTAAGGACGTGCAGGACCCGGTGGCCAATTACATCAAAGACGGTGGCTATGACTCTGAGCACAACAGAAAAGTAACCTGGCACCACCATGCCCAGCAGACCAGCGAGTGGGAGGGAGAGCTTTTTGGGAAGAGCCACACCTTTGTGGGCAAAGAGGAATTTGGAAGCGGCGAACGCAAGCCGCGCGCCTTGCAAGAGCCCGGCACTTTTTATGAGTACAATGACGTGCGCATCAACCGGCTGTCTTTGTCCTTGCTACGCCTCTGGAAGAAACCCCTGCCCGAGGTCCTGAAAGAGCAGATCATGAACCCCATCGGTGCGTCCAATACGTGGCAGTACCTTCCCTATAAAAACTCTTATGTGGACGTAGACGGCAAACAACTGCCCAGCGTGAGCGGTGGTACCCGCTGGGGCGGCGGTCTCTGGATTAATACAAGAGATGAGGCCCGCTTCGGGTACCTGTTTCTGCGCAAGGGCAAATGGAAAAACAAGCAGCTGGTCTCTGAAAAGTGGATACAGCAAGCGCTTACGCCTGGCCCGCACGGTCCCGACTACGGATACCTCTGGTGGCTCAACACCCAGAAAAAACAATGGCCAGCCGCGCCCGCTACCAGCTACGCCGCCCTGGGTGCCGGTTCCAATACCATTTGGGTAGACCCCGAGCATGACATTGTGGTAGTATGGCGCTGGCACCAGACCAACGGCAATGAGTTCTTTAAGCGTATTCTGGCGGCGGTGAAGTAATTATAAAAGCATTTACCATTGCCTTGATGCCTAATAAATATCTAACTAAGTTATTTGCCATATGCTTAATGGTCACTGCCGGTGTTACATCTTGTACTATTGGCGCAGGTACTTTGGGCTCCTTTGAGGACAGGAAGTTTCAGGTTAGCATTGAGGAGATGTTAGTGGCAATGAATTCGTTGGAAAGCCATAAGATTCCTGAGAAATGGAAACCAACAGCCGCCAGTATTGAAGGAACTTATGGTTTCTTTGAAAACACCAATTTCTATTTGAAGGGAAGCCCAGAAGAAATGTATTTCGTTTCTTATCAAGGAAACTCCAGAGTGACGGTCATGTCCATCCGATCAGTCTTCAAGAACGGTAAATGGTTCATTGAAAACGATTTGGCTGAAGACGAGAGAGAAAGGATTGAAAATCGTTTTGACAGGGAAATAATTGCAAAGCTTGAGAAATTAACCAATTCAAAAGCAACCCGAGACGAGTAATCCTAGCTGGCGTTTTTAGCTTGTTTCCTGGGAAATAGGTCAAAAACGGAGTCTGTATTTTCCAATCCAAAAATCTACAAGCAACTTACTCCGCCCAATTCATTCTCTTTAAATTTTCCTGTAGGCTACTGACAGACTGTTGTCACTGGGGGAGGGTACTTTTGGTCCATCGTTAAACCATTAACCCCAAGACCTATGGAAACTATGACCACCACAACCATCACATCCATTATTTCCTCTAAAGACCTGCTGGCCCACTGGCAAGGACACCGCGGCCTCACCAGAAGAGTCATAGAGGCGTTCCCAGAGAAAGACCTGTTTGAATTTTCTATTGGCGGTATGCGAACGTTCTACAAAATGGTGCAGGAACTACTGATGCTGGCCGCACCCGGAGTAAAGCAAATAGCAGACGGTACCGTGCCACAACTCAGTGAAGAATTATACCAAGCTAACAGCAAAGAAGAACTACTGGCCCTTTGGGATGCCCAAACCACGGCCATGGACCAAGACTGGGGCCTTATCCCAG contains the following coding sequences:
- a CDS encoding isocitrate/isopropylmalate dehydrogenase family protein — protein: MTTVTLIPGDGIGPEITEAVKAIFKAAQVPITWEEENAGQTTFDSMGELIPQTLIDSLERTRIALKGPITTPVGKGFKSINVQLRQKFDLYSNVRPAKTTAGVKTRFENVNLVLFRENTEGLYAGLEMYDERLGISDSVARVTVVGCHKIVRAAFAYADKNKLKVTVAHKANILKSAGRLMLEAAADVSKEFPNVVWDDKIIDNMCMQLVTKPEQFQVVVTTNLFGDILSDLCAGLVGGLGVVSGANVGDDMAIFEAVHGSAPDIAGQGLANPTALLRSGIMMLQHMGLQKEADSIEDALEKTLLDKNCCTRDLGGTASTSEFAQHIISNL
- a CDS encoding DUF1573 domain-containing protein, which gives rise to MKKQFVIAMLLSAGFWTAGCEKKQETETSTTTTTEQTAPVSTVATNDPATNPNVASAEQVNPNAPKPVMTFKETEFDFGTIKQDKKVEHTFTFTNTGKSPLVIENATASCGCTVPEWPKEPVAPGATGNIKVVFDPAGKAGQQSKQITITANTDPQVNQLLIKTNIVGTVPQAGAAGPVRTN
- the yajC gene encoding preprotein translocase subunit YajC; protein product: MLTILLQASPLGAGGLSNILFFGVIILVFYFFMIRPQQKKAKDQKKFRDELKKGMNVVTIGGLHGRLLSIDEDTVWIEVDKGIKLKFDKSAVAVEATSRVNKPTAETAA
- the coaE gene encoding dephospho-CoA kinase (Dephospho-CoA kinase (CoaE) performs the final step in coenzyme A biosynthesis.); this translates as MLKIGITGGIGSGKSIVCRCFQLLGVPVYDSDARAKWVMNCDPELREGLIATFGDETFDAQGQLNRPYLAQKAFHDKEELTKLNVLVHPQVRKDFFRWLENHSDAPYILKEAALMFESNAYTQVDHVLTVSAPVVLRQRRTLARDTQRTAQEVEAIMHKQLSEEERLQRSQFVIYNDDQQLVLPQVIQLHQTFLALASEAKPVQ
- a CDS encoding AsmA-like C-terminal region-containing protein, translated to MVGRRKKIARYFLWSLGGLVLVLGLAAGTIYLYQDKIIQLFVAEANKHIKTKVAVEKIEVSLWEKFPQVAITLQNVEITEALKGSTAPLAKLKNIHSTFSLWDFLWGEYRIREIYLEEGEVRVKVLPNGEVNYRFYQSADTSQTDKLSFDLQGITLRKVRVLYEDAPAKQHYDVQAHLMNAALTMQEPVVTIQLKGNARVNTILIAGDEYLQQKEITLGSQIALDTERNHVTLASSELRVGKGQYQFAGTIDYAHETQLDLNLEGKNTDIQSLVALLPRHVTKAFAQYQSEGDVYFKGTVKGETSAQKNPFIQVSFGCRGASFFHPEYKEKLEQVSFAGSFTNGTQRNSQSSTVALRNIKGQLRGKPLSGEFVYKNFKDPDVQAQLKADLDVAHVFGLFPVKDVKNGSGRALVNFAFAGNLRAFKANPSGPSIKTSGEVQLQNVSLQFRQHPLPFKGMQGTFQVRKNDVAISGLKGKIGDTDFLVNGFLKNMLGYLFLDKQRLRVEADFSTRYLNLDQLLAASTTAPPVKRPSGKVDAYGYALNMPANLELDINAAVSSLKFRRFRAKQLQGNVLLKNQVISSPNIAMQVVGGRFQVKGSVDARQPLIKINSTAHIQDIKVDSLFYAFENFGQAFITQRHLHGTLTAQINSELFFDHNLNARPGLMQAEIATTLRNGQLLNWAPMQKMSIFINRNELANLRFSEIKNNFYIQNRTIYIPEMEIKSSTSRFNNITLSGMHTFDQQMDYKLKIPLSGATKAKRDKDERFGIIATTTTASPNLFLTIKGKEGNFKVAYDQERVKTKIAADLKTEKQELKELFQGKKKEEKKTVKPATEYFDF
- a CDS encoding serine hydrolase, whose translation is MKKSLHRFLPFLLAGVIACQSNSSTTSQSAGSTAKVYYPGSGDNWETRKPEEVGMDAELLAQAVAYAQTQETKRPKDFSDQEQVFGKLLGPIPNDRAATNGIILKNGYIVAEWGDTQRADPTYSIAKSFLSTILGITVDKGIIKDVQDPVANYIKDGGYDSEHNRKVTWHHHAQQTSEWEGELFGKSHTFVGKEEFGSGERKPRALQEPGTFYEYNDVRINRLSLSLLRLWKKPLPEVLKEQIMNPIGASNTWQYLPYKNSYVDVDGKQLPSVSGGTRWGGGLWINTRDEARFGYLFLRKGKWKNKQLVSEKWIQQALTPGPHGPDYGYLWWLNTQKKQWPAAPATSYAALGAGSNTIWVDPEHDIVVVWRWHQTNGNEFFKRILAAVK
- a CDS encoding DinB family protein, which translates into the protein MTTTTITSIISSKDLLAHWQGHRGLTRRVIEAFPEKDLFEFSIGGMRTFYKMVQELLMLAAPGVKQIADGTVPQLSEELYQANSKEELLALWDAQTTAMDQDWGLIPDQKFKETILAFGAYEGTVISTVLYYIDNEIHHRGQGYVYLRALGVTPPNFYER